One Phycisphaerae bacterium RAS2 DNA window includes the following coding sequences:
- the pckA gene encoding Phosphoenolpyruvate carboxykinase [ATP], giving the protein MNPGKHGIDQHGLAPTRAVNWNLSVPELVERALVRGEGQLNDTGALCCLTGKRTGRSPNDKFIVQDDHTAKTVDWGKVNRPITPEVFEKLLKKTIAHLNDQELFVTDAWAGADEQYGMPIRLVGTKAWHSLFARQLFRRSTQKQMESAKPEYVILSAPDLHADPGKDGTNSEAFICADFTRRIILVAGTHYAGENKKSIFTVLNHTLPDRGVFPMHCSANVGPNGDVALFFGLSGTGKTTLSADPQRRLIGDDEHGWSDRGVFNFEGGCYAKCIRLSPEREPQIYNALRFGAVLENVVIDPATRAVDFDSDRYTENTRAAYPIDFIDNAIPEGRADAHPRAIVFLTCDAFGVMPPISRLSPEQAMYHFLSGYTAKLAGTEAGVGSEPQAAFSTCFGAPFMTRNPMVYANLLADRMKKHDAQCFLINTGWGGGPFGVGKRIDLASTRAMVHAALGGKLKEVETVTDPVFGLHIPTRVPEVEADILLPRKTWKDAAAYDAKAKHLAGLFKENFTKFTAATAEVKAAGPRG; this is encoded by the coding sequence ATGAACCCAGGCAAACACGGCATCGATCAACACGGCCTAGCCCCGACGCGGGCCGTCAATTGGAATCTATCGGTCCCCGAGCTGGTCGAGCGGGCACTGGTCCGCGGCGAAGGGCAACTCAACGACACGGGCGCCCTGTGCTGCCTCACCGGCAAGCGCACCGGCCGCTCGCCCAACGACAAGTTCATTGTTCAGGACGACCACACCGCCAAGACGGTGGACTGGGGCAAGGTCAATCGACCGATCACCCCGGAGGTTTTCGAGAAGCTGCTCAAGAAGACCATCGCCCACCTGAACGATCAGGAATTGTTCGTCACCGACGCCTGGGCCGGCGCCGACGAACAGTACGGCATGCCGATTCGCCTCGTCGGCACGAAAGCGTGGCACTCGCTGTTTGCGCGGCAACTCTTCCGTCGCTCGACGCAGAAGCAGATGGAGAGCGCCAAACCGGAGTACGTGATTCTCTCCGCGCCCGACCTGCACGCCGACCCAGGCAAGGACGGCACGAACAGTGAAGCCTTCATCTGTGCCGATTTCACCCGCAGGATCATTCTCGTCGCCGGGACGCATTACGCCGGCGAAAACAAGAAATCCATCTTCACCGTGCTCAATCACACGTTGCCCGATCGCGGCGTCTTCCCGATGCACTGCTCGGCCAACGTCGGACCCAACGGCGATGTCGCTCTGTTCTTCGGACTGTCCGGCACCGGCAAGACCACCCTTAGCGCCGACCCGCAGCGACGCCTCATCGGCGATGACGAGCACGGCTGGTCGGACCGCGGCGTGTTCAACTTCGAAGGCGGCTGCTACGCCAAGTGCATCCGTCTTTCGCCCGAGCGCGAGCCGCAGATCTACAACGCCCTGCGATTCGGTGCCGTGCTCGAAAACGTCGTGATCGACCCCGCCACGCGCGCCGTCGATTTCGACAGCGACCGGTACACCGAAAACACCCGCGCCGCCTACCCCATCGACTTCATCGACAACGCCATCCCCGAAGGCCGCGCCGACGCACACCCGCGCGCGATCGTCTTCCTCACCTGCGATGCGTTCGGTGTCATGCCGCCGATCAGCCGCCTCTCGCCCGAACAGGCGATGTATCACTTCCTGTCGGGTTACACGGCCAAGCTGGCCGGCACCGAGGCGGGCGTCGGTTCGGAACCGCAGGCGGCGTTCTCCACCTGCTTTGGCGCCCCGTTCATGACCCGCAACCCGATGGTGTACGCCAACCTGCTGGCCGACCGGATGAAGAAGCACGATGCCCAGTGTTTTCTCATTAACACGGGCTGGGGCGGCGGGCCGTTCGGCGTCGGCAAGCGGATCGACCTCGCGTCAACGCGGGCGATGGTCCACGCGGCCCTCGGCGGAAAATTGAAAGAAGTCGAAACCGTGACCGATCCGGTCTTCGGCCTGCACATCCCCACGCGCGTGCCCGAGGTCGAGGCCGACATCCTCCTGCCGCGCAAGACATGGAAAGACGCCGCCGCCTACGACGCGAAAGCGAAACACCTCGCGGGATTGTTCAAAGAGAACTTCACGAAATTCACCGCCGCCACAGCCGAAGTCAAAGCCGCAGGCCCGCGGGGGTGA
- the iga gene encoding Immunoglobulin A1 protease autotransporter precursor has translation MPEPNPTPPPDDLPILVGPADVDQLLETAEALADEIAAAVGLAGSRSQKTETIAPPAPAPVSTTPVEGHTIIEEAPQAPVERERAEKIPDPAPIEPIAPAEAIAAQPVTPLPEVDSPPPSPADVPQPVESPIAADSPPQAIAESIEPQPEQVAVEPPTPAVQPEAAPPVPSAEDVVAGDAPPKASIIRRILQRFMRGVRAVALAPILALAALAWLIDRPFAKTSARAKNYVGAIALATAITAALSFILPDLLKDDPFAGESASSESAPP, from the coding sequence ATGCCCGAGCCAAACCCGACGCCGCCACCCGACGACCTGCCGATCCTGGTAGGTCCTGCGGACGTCGATCAACTTCTTGAAACGGCCGAAGCGCTCGCAGACGAAATCGCCGCAGCCGTCGGTCTGGCCGGCTCGCGCTCACAAAAGACGGAGACAATCGCCCCTCCGGCGCCCGCCCCGGTGTCGACTACCCCGGTTGAAGGGCACACGATCATTGAAGAAGCGCCGCAGGCGCCGGTCGAAAGAGAGCGCGCGGAAAAGATCCCAGACCCGGCGCCAATCGAGCCAATCGCTCCTGCCGAGGCCATAGCAGCGCAGCCCGTTACACCATTACCTGAAGTTGATTCGCCACCGCCGTCTCCTGCGGATGTGCCACAGCCGGTCGAATCGCCGATTGCAGCCGATTCTCCACCGCAGGCCATCGCGGAATCGATTGAACCGCAACCCGAACAAGTCGCGGTGGAGCCACCCACGCCGGCTGTGCAGCCCGAAGCTGCGCCGCCCGTACCTTCCGCAGAAGACGTTGTCGCAGGCGATGCGCCGCCGAAGGCGTCGATCATCCGCCGAATCCTCCAGCGGTTCATGCGCGGAGTGCGCGCCGTTGCCCTCGCGCCGATTCTCGCGCTCGCCGCGCTCGCCTGGCTCATCGACCGCCCGTTTGCGAAGACCTCCGCGCGGGCGAAGAACTACGTCGGCGCGATCGCGCTCGCCACGGCGATCACCGCCGCGCTCTCCTTCATCCTGCCCGATTTGTTGAAAGACGATCCCTTCGCCGGGGAGTCGGCCTCGAGCGAGTCAGCGCCCCCCTGA
- a CDS encoding PEGA domain protein encodes MVNPLTCERCGRDLETDDAISIIEGVCAGCRRVEAAAYKGPTAPPTPKQGAQRLYSSASGFRGASAAQPNKPAASQVGGAAPRRERAAEDLLSGTIDAAAPRRRGGVTFVESSEPGRGVGARPSRRRRDLAIGVGTGLILTGVFITYWLANSRQAGTAVLVEPARDLALTLSVKPSTATVMVDGQALEPLDDQGRFRVAVGGREAAEKWLEVSADGFYPIRRPVSVLSGIDDATIELVPMPFELAIRTEPPKAEVWINGTLRGVTPVTLTSLPDEKATLLVKRAGYADLVREIAAPEAGGRLDLNLELQPASPTLLVESDPPGATIRVGGKIAGVAPLSIPVTKTDDAVTVSATLDGFEPQERKVSLAAMGPTRQVASRFSLKPAMIEVRVETQPPGGVVKVDGKEVGPSPALVKFEASQAGKLVRVEAARGTAHFGGADFTVPARSSSDALVVPMAFRGERVAFVLSPRTGTSAEYVTLLDQLSEQIHRLGGDQQFAVFAATDEGVDRWPADGAATSATSGQKIRAYDMVRAVRPVKAARLTDALNAAMAVEPGSVWLFVGGAVNRAALTAFAESIAGKNVAVHLVTTTESGDGHWLASWAANQRGTYTVLGRDALPAIASGGRGED; translated from the coding sequence ATGGTCAATCCACTGACTTGCGAACGATGCGGCCGGGACCTGGAGACAGATGACGCGATCTCGATCATCGAGGGCGTGTGCGCGGGATGCCGTCGCGTCGAGGCGGCGGCGTACAAGGGGCCGACCGCTCCACCGACGCCCAAGCAGGGCGCGCAACGATTGTATTCGTCTGCGAGCGGATTCCGCGGTGCCTCGGCGGCGCAACCGAACAAGCCGGCAGCGTCGCAAGTCGGGGGCGCGGCTCCGCGGCGTGAGCGCGCGGCGGAGGACTTGCTTTCGGGCACGATTGATGCAGCCGCTCCCCGGCGGCGCGGCGGTGTGACATTTGTCGAGTCGTCGGAGCCGGGTCGTGGAGTCGGTGCGCGCCCGTCACGGCGGCGGCGCGACCTGGCCATCGGCGTCGGCACCGGTTTGATTCTTACAGGCGTATTTATTACGTATTGGCTGGCGAACAGCCGGCAGGCGGGCACGGCGGTGCTGGTCGAGCCGGCGCGAGACCTGGCGCTGACGCTTTCGGTGAAGCCGTCGACGGCGACTGTCATGGTGGACGGCCAGGCGCTGGAGCCGCTCGACGACCAGGGGCGATTTCGCGTGGCCGTTGGCGGGCGCGAAGCAGCGGAGAAGTGGCTGGAGGTGTCGGCCGACGGGTTCTATCCGATTCGGCGGCCGGTGTCGGTGTTGAGCGGGATCGACGACGCGACGATTGAGCTGGTGCCGATGCCGTTTGAACTGGCGATTCGAACCGAGCCGCCGAAGGCCGAGGTCTGGATCAACGGCACGCTGCGAGGTGTCACGCCTGTGACGCTCACGAGCCTGCCGGATGAGAAAGCAACGCTGCTGGTGAAGCGCGCGGGCTATGCCGACCTGGTGCGCGAGATCGCCGCGCCGGAGGCCGGCGGCCGGCTCGATCTGAATTTGGAATTGCAGCCGGCCTCGCCGACGCTGCTGGTGGAGAGCGATCCGCCCGGGGCGACGATTCGCGTGGGCGGCAAGATCGCAGGCGTCGCGCCGTTGTCGATTCCCGTCACGAAGACAGACGACGCGGTGACGGTGTCAGCGACACTGGACGGTTTCGAACCGCAGGAACGGAAGGTTTCGCTGGCGGCGATGGGGCCGACGCGGCAGGTGGCATCGCGCTTTTCGCTGAAGCCGGCGATGATCGAAGTGCGGGTCGAGACGCAGCCGCCGGGCGGTGTGGTGAAGGTGGACGGGAAGGAAGTCGGGCCGTCGCCGGCGCTGGTGAAGTTTGAGGCGTCGCAGGCGGGCAAACTGGTGCGGGTGGAGGCGGCGCGGGGAACGGCCCATTTCGGCGGGGCGGATTTCACCGTTCCGGCGCGATCGAGCAGCGACGCGCTGGTGGTGCCGATGGCCTTTCGCGGGGAGCGCGTGGCGTTTGTGCTGTCGCCGCGAACCGGGACGAGTGCCGAGTATGTGACGCTACTGGATCAGCTGTCCGAGCAGATTCACCGGCTGGGGGGCGATCAGCAGTTCGCGGTGTTCGCCGCGACGGACGAAGGGGTGGACCGCTGGCCGGCCGACGGCGCGGCGACCAGCGCGACAAGCGGGCAGAAGATTCGCGCGTACGACATGGTGCGTGCGGTGCGCCCGGTCAAGGCGGCGCGGCTGACCGACGCGCTCAACGCGGCGATGGCGGTCGAGCCGGGTTCGGTGTGGCTGTTTGTCGGCGGCGCGGTGAATCGCGCGGCCCTGACGGCGTTCGCCGAGTCGATCGCGGGCAAGAATGTGGCGGTGCACCTCGTGACGACGACCGAGTCGGGCGACGGTCACTGGCTGGCCTCGTGGGCGGCGAATCAGCGCGGGACGTATACCGTCCTCGGGCGCGACGCGCTGCCGGCGATTGCGTCGGGCGGGCGGGGCGAAGACTAA
- the nadD gene encoding Nicotinate-nucleotide adenylyltransferase produces the protein MAGVGLLGGSFDPIHFGHLISARSCAEQLGLERVVLIPSAVPPHKRGAPMTDGAHRLEMARRAVDGDELFEVCDVEFHRSGPSYTIDTIAEIQRLGTHGARELCWLIGADTLPELHTWHRAAELVQQARIVTVVRPGWSPPPKAELAKWAGEESAVKLLRDCVITPAIGISATEIRDRVRTGKSIRNLVPEPVRSYIDATGLYR, from the coding sequence ATGGCCGGCGTGGGATTGCTGGGCGGCAGTTTCGATCCGATCCACTTCGGTCATTTGATTTCCGCGCGGTCATGCGCGGAGCAACTGGGCCTTGAGCGCGTTGTCTTGATCCCGTCGGCCGTTCCGCCGCACAAACGCGGAGCGCCGATGACGGATGGCGCGCATCGGTTGGAAATGGCGCGTCGTGCGGTGGACGGCGACGAACTTTTTGAAGTCTGCGACGTAGAGTTCCATCGAAGCGGCCCGAGCTACACGATTGATACGATTGCCGAGATTCAGCGGCTGGGGACCCATGGGGCCCGCGAGCTGTGCTGGCTGATCGGCGCGGACACGTTACCCGAGTTGCACACCTGGCACCGCGCAGCCGAGCTGGTGCAACAGGCGCGAATCGTGACGGTGGTTCGCCCCGGGTGGTCGCCGCCGCCGAAGGCCGAGTTGGCGAAGTGGGCAGGCGAGGAATCGGCTGTGAAATTGTTGCGGGATTGTGTGATTACTCCCGCGATTGGTATCAGCGCGACAGAGATTCGAGACCGGGTGCGGACGGGGAAGTCGATCCGCAATCTTGTGCCGGAACCGGTGCGGTCCTATATCGATGCAACAGGGCTGTACCGGTGA
- the rsbU_7 gene encoding Phosphoserine phosphatase RsbU — protein sequence MNPTVQISYRDGRRQAIPLAGTEAIIGRDASCDVTLDDSITSRRHARLYRDPAGAYWIQDLRSKNGTIVNQRAITTPVRLHEGDQIEIGDCTLCLAPLSRAAAGPVLVNDPNLETTLGAASTWGAQQQLELSQKRLQTLYDLNTRLTGRFDRNDLLGEVLDICIEAFRFERAGVAVWRGAPHPPEWIVMRDARGGPPGEFRISRSLVDDALHNARRGIRDAADAAVDPTASMVSNNIRSAMCVPMEYHQTVHGVLYGDRVTSTGGYTREDIDYFAALGRLGAMGLANAQLVEEMKARQQVELQLQWARQIQTNLFPAEPLARDALTIDALNDPGQKVSGDYYDYFPRPDGLIAVVVADVCGKGAPAALLMANFQAAVHVTLAQESDLLRAAELLNRLVCRNVKDSRFITGIVGLLNPAQRTFTYVNAGHPPPVVWHGSGSAAPHKEADSALPFGIEPDFPYALNVVQVGRPGSLFMYTDGAPDAEDPRGDKFGDDRLLETIAAAASLPPGEMLARTRRAISQFTRNHPLVDDITLLAARLE from the coding sequence ATGAACCCGACCGTTCAAATCTCATATCGCGACGGCAGGCGCCAGGCCATTCCCCTCGCCGGGACGGAGGCCATCATCGGGCGCGACGCCTCCTGCGATGTCACACTGGATGATTCCATCACGTCCCGCCGGCACGCCCGGCTTTATCGCGACCCGGCCGGGGCCTACTGGATTCAGGACCTCCGCAGCAAGAACGGCACCATCGTCAATCAGCGCGCCATCACCACACCGGTCCGATTGCACGAGGGCGATCAAATCGAGATCGGTGACTGCACACTGTGCCTCGCGCCGTTGTCGCGCGCGGCGGCCGGCCCGGTGCTCGTGAACGACCCCAACCTCGAAACCACGCTGGGGGCCGCGAGCACCTGGGGCGCGCAGCAGCAACTTGAACTCTCGCAGAAGCGCCTGCAAACGCTTTACGACCTCAACACGCGCCTGACCGGGCGCTTCGACCGGAACGATCTGCTGGGCGAGGTACTCGATATCTGTATCGAGGCGTTTCGATTTGAGCGGGCCGGAGTCGCAGTTTGGCGCGGAGCGCCGCATCCGCCGGAATGGATCGTCATGCGCGACGCGCGAGGCGGCCCGCCCGGAGAGTTCCGCATCAGCCGCTCACTCGTGGACGACGCCCTGCACAATGCCCGACGCGGCATTCGTGACGCGGCCGATGCCGCCGTCGATCCCACCGCCAGCATGGTCTCCAACAACATCCGCTCGGCCATGTGCGTGCCGATGGAATATCACCAGACCGTTCACGGCGTTCTCTACGGCGACCGTGTCACGTCGACCGGTGGTTACACGCGCGAGGACATCGACTACTTCGCCGCGCTGGGCCGGCTCGGGGCCATGGGCCTTGCCAATGCCCAACTGGTCGAGGAGATGAAAGCTCGCCAGCAGGTCGAGCTGCAACTCCAGTGGGCGAGGCAGATTCAGACAAATCTCTTTCCTGCGGAGCCGCTCGCCAGGGACGCCCTGACCATCGATGCCCTCAACGATCCCGGGCAGAAAGTCTCCGGCGATTATTACGACTACTTCCCGCGGCCTGACGGCCTCATCGCTGTCGTTGTCGCCGATGTCTGCGGCAAGGGCGCCCCCGCCGCCCTGCTCATGGCCAACTTTCAGGCGGCCGTCCACGTGACGCTTGCCCAGGAGTCCGATCTGCTTCGAGCCGCCGAGCTGCTCAACCGGCTCGTCTGCCGAAACGTGAAGGACTCGCGCTTCATCACCGGCATCGTCGGCCTGCTGAACCCGGCCCAGCGCACGTTCACCTACGTCAACGCAGGGCACCCGCCGCCCGTCGTGTGGCATGGCAGCGGTTCGGCCGCGCCACACAAGGAGGCCGACTCGGCGCTGCCCTTCGGCATTGAGCCGGATTTCCCCTACGCGCTCAACGTTGTGCAGGTCGGCCGCCCCGGTTCGCTTTTTATGTATACAGATGGCGCGCCGGACGCCGAAGACCCGCGCGGCGACAAGTTCGGAGATGACCGCCTACTCGAAACCATCGC
- the rsmE gene encoding Ribosomal RNA small subunit methyltransferase E, which yields MRRRAFKADDLSGDRLTLRGDEAHHALHVLRLSVGDEITLFDGRGLRATARITGVSGESLVAEVLHREAESSTRVLIIATAIPKGERADWLVEKCAELGVAQVVPLLCDRGQVSPGAGKLARWRRKADEAAKQSGQSRSMTIREPMALLAALEAFASGGPAWFGSPGATRTLAQAIDECAAGDAASRSASIWVGPEGGFSPDEVALLKRSGALAVSLGGTILRVETAAVAAAAVWGVMNCE from the coding sequence ATGCGACGGCGCGCATTCAAAGCGGACGACTTGAGCGGCGATCGGTTGACGCTTCGAGGCGACGAGGCGCATCACGCGCTGCATGTGCTGCGGCTGTCGGTTGGCGATGAGATCACCTTGTTTGACGGCCGGGGTCTTCGGGCGACGGCGCGGATCACGGGCGTGAGCGGTGAATCGCTTGTTGCGGAGGTGCTGCATCGCGAGGCCGAATCATCGACGCGCGTATTAATCATCGCGACGGCAATTCCCAAGGGCGAGCGGGCGGACTGGCTGGTGGAGAAGTGCGCGGAGTTGGGCGTCGCGCAAGTGGTCCCGCTGCTTTGTGATCGAGGTCAGGTCTCACCCGGCGCGGGCAAGTTGGCGCGATGGCGGCGCAAGGCGGACGAGGCAGCCAAGCAGAGCGGGCAATCGCGAAGCATGACGATCCGCGAGCCGATGGCGCTGTTGGCGGCGCTGGAGGCGTTCGCGAGCGGAGGGCCGGCGTGGTTTGGCTCGCCCGGAGCGACTCGAACGTTGGCGCAAGCGATTGACGAGTGCGCGGCGGGCGATGCGGCGTCGCGGAGTGCGTCGATCTGGGTCGGGCCCGAAGGCGGATTCTCGCCGGACGAAGTCGCGCTGCTGAAGCGGTCGGGCGCGCTAGCGGTGTCGCTGGGCGGGACGATCCTGCGCGTGGAGACGGCGGCGGTCGCGGCGGCGGCGGTGTGGGGAGTAATGAATTGCGAATAG
- the spoIVFB gene encoding Stage IV sporulation protein FB, translating into MSSSSSARGGFPGAIRLFRFAGIDVFLHWTWLLIAVILVQRPISQYQSPIWGVIEYLSLFAIVLMHEFGHSLACRSVGGRAERILLWPFGGVAYVTPPRRPGAILWSIVAGPLVNVFLLPISVAALYTMPGWLTATGGDAERWLDSVVFMNIVLLVFNLMPIYPLDGGQILQAVLWFFVGEYRSLAIASSLGLVGAAAIIGAALYFGNVWLILLAFMGASRSMQGLRYAQALKALATSPRHAAFACPGCRQHPPAGAFWRCDCGGLFDTFHQRGWCPHCGVLHVRTTCPTCGAMHPMGAWVVAAGVASSETDAM; encoded by the coding sequence ATGTCATCTTCTTCATCGGCGCGGGGCGGGTTTCCGGGGGCGATTCGGCTCTTTCGTTTCGCTGGAATAGACGTTTTTCTCCATTGGACGTGGCTGCTCATCGCCGTCATTCTCGTCCAGCGGCCCATCAGTCAATATCAGTCGCCGATCTGGGGCGTTATTGAGTACCTTTCGCTTTTCGCGATCGTGCTGATGCATGAGTTCGGCCATTCGCTGGCCTGCCGGTCGGTCGGCGGCCGGGCCGAGCGGATTCTGCTGTGGCCGTTTGGCGGCGTCGCGTATGTAACGCCGCCGCGGCGGCCGGGGGCGATTCTGTGGAGCATCGTCGCGGGGCCGCTGGTGAATGTGTTCCTGCTTCCGATTTCGGTGGCGGCGCTGTACACGATGCCGGGTTGGTTGACCGCCACAGGCGGCGACGCCGAGCGGTGGCTGGACAGCGTCGTGTTCATGAACATCGTGCTGCTCGTATTCAACCTGATGCCGATCTACCCGCTCGACGGCGGGCAGATTCTTCAGGCGGTGTTGTGGTTCTTCGTGGGGGAGTATCGCAGCCTCGCGATCGCGTCCAGCCTCGGCCTCGTCGGTGCTGCGGCGATCATCGGTGCGGCGCTGTACTTTGGGAACGTGTGGTTGATCCTGCTGGCGTTCATGGGCGCGTCGCGCTCGATGCAGGGGCTGCGCTATGCGCAGGCCCTGAAGGCGCTGGCGACTTCTCCGCGCCATGCGGCGTTCGCCTGCCCCGGCTGCCGGCAGCATCCACCGGCCGGCGCGTTCTGGCGGTGCGATTGCGGCGGATTGTTCGACACGTTCCATCAGCGCGGCTGGTGCCCGCATTGCGGCGTGCTGCACGTGCGGACAACCTGCCCGACGTGCGGGGCGATGCACCCGATGGGAGCGTGGGTGGTGGCAGCGGGGGTTGCATCGAGTGAAACAGATGCAATGTAA